In Ctenopharyngodon idella isolate HZGC_01 chromosome 1, HZGC01, whole genome shotgun sequence, a single genomic region encodes these proteins:
- the LOC127514168 gene encoding uncharacterized protein LOC127514168 has product MSRTTSIPQLIKSGYWPATASCETLYKIDVFVSYDHMELTAPGLSRQSFISLLEQRTEFFGRDGKICTDAFQRSFFEWRYCQFEIGQLCGLKVFDCPACSPFMLAVSVDGNRKLYRFKRGAEDHGLFKGVFVCEDEDVSKFVDYINKKTKHSAGKGVCGSSQWTAARESIPKKINKLDEEGMEVAVCRHGVLLRSLNMMRGEIFAYPLFLQKELTPRNVQFMCTDVICKYWPYLQRVVNDCPELSPLLHMKPFLSVMHAKAHSWKCEIKWGGRNQEGAGTTLGEEVEQVNSFLSRTAICSKYMTKGARTDMITIQAMAWNQRKIDNLANMLSQRLIKTKAQIQEESLNLDALKTEFEVTDDTLKDWTSEIQQWADTDGNKRRHKLRRKFLEEKAKFSAAVDEYNRQAPEKLQSADTVLASESYAWPWVLDERDNLVTKKRAFDQLILLKRLTEEECIVLNEIRNHWKSLKKDLSLLNDLSCHVAVDIKKNKQDSGLSKSGILGLHALLQKKLCYLKSHISSVQQLYGSVLDNCEVCEKLQDDDYLDMDEDYIQYGSEDEEEDEDEVSFEI; this is encoded by the exons ATGAGCAGAACGACCAGCATCCCACAACTGATCAAGTCTGGTTACTGGCCTGCCACAGCAAGCTGTGAAACGCTGTATAAAATTGATGTGTTTGTGTCATATGACCACATGGAATTGACTGCTCCTGGACTTTCTAGACAGTCCTTCATCAGTTTATTGGAACAGCGGACGGAGTTCTTTGGCCGA gATGGAAAGATCTGCACAGATGCTTTTCAAAGAAGTTTTTTCGAATGGAGATACTGCCAGTTTGAAATTGGTCAGCTCTGTGGACTGAAAGTGTTTGACTGTCCAGCCTGTTCTCCATTTATGCTTGCTGTGTCAGTAGATGGTAACAGGAAATTGTATCGCTTCAAAAGAGG GGCTGAAGATCATGGTCTGTTCAAGGGTGTCTTTGTCTGTGAGGATGAAGATGTTTCCAAGTTCGTGGACTACATTAATAAGAAGACAAAGCAC TCCGCTGGAAAAGGTGTCTGTGGATCGAGTCAGTGGACTGCAGCACGGGAGTCCATCCCAAAGAAAATCAACAAGCTGGATGAGGAGGGGATGGAGGTGGCTGTCTGTCGGCATGGTGTGCTGCTGAGAAGTCTGAACATGATGAGGGGGGAAATATTTGCATATCCTTTGTTTCTCCAAAAGGAGCTGACTCCAAGgaatgttcagttcatgtgcaCTGACGTAATATGCAAGTACTGGCCATACCTGCAGAGAGTTGTTAATGATTGTCCAGAGCTTTCTCCTCTCCTGCACATGAAGCCATTCCTGTCAGTGATGCATGCAAAGGCCCACTCTTGGAAATGTGAG ATTAAGTGGGGTGGCCGAAACCAAGAAGGAGCAGGCACCACCTTGGGTGAAGAGGTGGAACAAGTAAACAGCTTCTTGTCGAGAACTGCTATATGCAGTAAATACATGACCAAAGGAG cTAGGACAGACATGATTACTATCCAGGCCATGGCATGGAATCAACGCAAAATTGACAACCTTGCAAACATGCTGTCCCAAAGATTAATAAAG ACAAAAGCACAAATTCAGGAGGAGTCCCTAAACCTTGATGCACTAAAGACAGAGTTTGAAGTAACCGATGACACGCTTAAAGACTGGACCAGTGAAATCCAGCAGTGGGCTGACACAG ATGGAAACAAAAGAAGACACAAACTCCGTAGAAAATTTTTGGAGGAAAAGGCCAAATTTAGTGCAGCTGTAGATGAGTACAACAGGCAAGCACCTGAAAAGCTGCAGTCAGCTGACACAGTTCTGGCATCTGAGAGCTATGCATGGCCATGGGTACTGGATGAGCGTG ATAATCTTGTCACCAAAAAAAGGGCCTTTGACCAACTGATACTGCTGAAGCGCCTTACCGAAGAGGAGTGCATTGTCCTGAATGAAATCAGGAATCACTGGAAAAGCCTCAAAAAGGATCTATCTCTTCTAAATGACCTTTCATGTCATGTTgctgttgatataaaaaagaACA AACAGGACTCTGGACTTTCCAAAAGTGGAATTCTGGGACTTCACGCTCTACTACAGAAAAAACTATGCTACCTAAAAAGTCACATCTCCTCGGTTCAGCAACTGTATGGTAGTGTCCTAGACAATTGTGAGGTGTGTGAGAAACTGCAAGATGATGATTACCTTGACATGGATGAGGATTATATCCAGTATGGTTcagaggatgaggaggaggatgaagatgaagtttcatttgaaatttaa